One genomic window of Biomphalaria glabrata chromosome 9, xgBioGlab47.1, whole genome shotgun sequence includes the following:
- the LOC106058370 gene encoding gastrula zinc finger protein XlCGF8.2DB-like isoform X2, with protein MNYLLRKASSFKQEKEVDKFQGNSTRVKSTSEQNKTNGKEHDDYDDDIDGMIQVVFQIANSDKYSKPTNYLSFQTEKQFLLSPEDLKTYSDNRFRAHKKKHSKANKLKKHQTLKVDIKKKRFKCNLCKKKFAKKSNLHDHQVIHTGIKPFGCQICFKHFTRASSLKAHQALHLVEKPFKCKVCFEEFPEASYLKTHQAIHLAEKSFKCHLCLKCFPEDDLLKNHLNHHSSVAYKCELCNRNYIYKSSLRDHLDVHVKDKQIACKFCPKKFATFRVYKKHLVSHVGERKYTCDVCGKKFRSNSKLKAHQDARHTDKKKRQNFLNPEKKPDIDQEHLTQSSV; from the exons ATGAACTATCTGTTGAGAAAG gcaAGTAGCTTTAAGCAAGAAAAAGAAGTGGATAAATTTCAAGGTAATTCAACTAGGGTCAAGAGTACtagtgaacaaaataaaaccaaTGGGAAAGAACATGACGATTATGATGATGACATCGATGGAATGATTCAGGTTGTCTTCCAGATAGCAAATTCTGATAAATACTCAAAACCAACAAACTATCTGTCTTTTCAAACAGAAAAGCAATTTCTTCTTTCTCCTGAAGATTTGAAAACCTATTCAGATAACAGGTTCAGAGCACATAAGAAAAAGCATTCCAAagcaaataaattgaaaaaacacCAGACTTTGAAGgtcgatattaaaaaaaaacgttttaaatgTAATCTATGTAAGAAAAAATTTGCAAAGAAGTCAAACTTACATGACCACCAGGTTATTCATACTGGTATAAAACCATTTGGttgtcaaatatgttttaagcATTTCACGAGGGCATCAAGCCTGAAGGCTCACCAAGCATTGCATTTGgttgaaaaaccatttaaatgcaAAGTCTGCTTTGAAGAATTTCCCGAGGCTTCATATTTGAAGACTCATCAGGCTATTCATTTGGCAGAGAAGTCATTCAAGTGTCATCTATGTTTGAAATGCTTCCCAGAGGATGATTTGTTAAAGAATCATCTTAATCATCATTCCAGTGTGGCGTACAAATGTGAACTTTGTAATAGAAATTACATTTACAAGTCTAGTCTGAGAGATCATCTTGATGTCCATGTCAAGGATAAACAAATAGCTTGCAAGTTTTGCCCCAAGAAGTTTGCCACTTTCAGAGTTTATAAGAAACATTTAGTTTCTCATGTCGGTGAGAGGAAATATACATGTGATGTGTGTGGCAAAAAATTTAGATCCAATTCCAAATTAAAGGCTCACCAAGATGCTCGTCATactgataaaaagaaaagacaaaacTTCTTGAACCCTGAAAAAAAGCCAGACATTGACCAGGAGCACTTAACCCAAAGTTCTGTCTGA
- the LOC106058370 gene encoding zinc finger protein 665-like isoform X1 codes for MMNSLKQDFIEELRFNIKKEVVEHLWSSESAEYLPREVYNELSVEKGLISASSFKQEKEVDKFQGNSTRVKSTSEQNKTNGKEHDDYDDDIDGMIQVVFQIANSDKYSKPTNYLSFQTEKQFLLSPEDLKTYSDNRFRAHKKKHSKANKLKKHQTLKVDIKKKRFKCNLCKKKFAKKSNLHDHQVIHTGIKPFGCQICFKHFTRASSLKAHQALHLVEKPFKCKVCFEEFPEASYLKTHQAIHLAEKSFKCHLCLKCFPEDDLLKNHLNHHSSVAYKCELCNRNYIYKSSLRDHLDVHVKDKQIACKFCPKKFATFRVYKKHLVSHVGERKYTCDVCGKKFRSNSKLKAHQDARHTDKKKRQNFLNPEKKPDIDQEHLTQSSV; via the exons ATGATGAACTCACTTAAGCAAGACTTCATTGAAGAACTACGATTCAACATAAAGAAGGAAGTGGTAGAGCATTTATGGTCATCAGAATCAGCGGAATATCTCCCACGAGAAGTCTATAATGAACTATCTGTTGAGAAAGGTCTGATTAGT gcaAGTAGCTTTAAGCAAGAAAAAGAAGTGGATAAATTTCAAGGTAATTCAACTAGGGTCAAGAGTACtagtgaacaaaataaaaccaaTGGGAAAGAACATGACGATTATGATGATGACATCGATGGAATGATTCAGGTTGTCTTCCAGATAGCAAATTCTGATAAATACTCAAAACCAACAAACTATCTGTCTTTTCAAACAGAAAAGCAATTTCTTCTTTCTCCTGAAGATTTGAAAACCTATTCAGATAACAGGTTCAGAGCACATAAGAAAAAGCATTCCAAagcaaataaattgaaaaaacacCAGACTTTGAAGgtcgatattaaaaaaaaacgttttaaatgTAATCTATGTAAGAAAAAATTTGCAAAGAAGTCAAACTTACATGACCACCAGGTTATTCATACTGGTATAAAACCATTTGGttgtcaaatatgttttaagcATTTCACGAGGGCATCAAGCCTGAAGGCTCACCAAGCATTGCATTTGgttgaaaaaccatttaaatgcaAAGTCTGCTTTGAAGAATTTCCCGAGGCTTCATATTTGAAGACTCATCAGGCTATTCATTTGGCAGAGAAGTCATTCAAGTGTCATCTATGTTTGAAATGCTTCCCAGAGGATGATTTGTTAAAGAATCATCTTAATCATCATTCCAGTGTGGCGTACAAATGTGAACTTTGTAATAGAAATTACATTTACAAGTCTAGTCTGAGAGATCATCTTGATGTCCATGTCAAGGATAAACAAATAGCTTGCAAGTTTTGCCCCAAGAAGTTTGCCACTTTCAGAGTTTATAAGAAACATTTAGTTTCTCATGTCGGTGAGAGGAAATATACATGTGATGTGTGTGGCAAAAAATTTAGATCCAATTCCAAATTAAAGGCTCACCAAGATGCTCGTCATactgataaaaagaaaagacaaaacTTCTTGAACCCTGAAAAAAAGCCAGACATTGACCAGGAGCACTTAACCCAAAGTTCTGTCTGA